A window of Passer domesticus isolate bPasDom1 chromosome 11, bPasDom1.hap1, whole genome shotgun sequence genomic DNA:
gcatttaaaaaatacttacGTTGTGCATTAGGATGTGCCTGCACTATCACAGTGTAAAATGATTCCAAACCTCAGCTTTGGGGTGAAATCTCTCATCTCCTTTGAACTCAGGAGGTGTCCATGGTCTGTCCAATGCAATTGCTCAGTCCAAGAAGTGGAACAACCCCACTTTCACCCAAAAGATTGCAAGTTTATCTCCTGAATAGTAAATAAGAAGGAATGGTTTTTAGGGGAAGATTAAATCCATCTAGAATTGAGCCCTAGACAACATAAATTTGTGTTTGGATATCAGTAGCAGCACACTACACCTGAGGTGGGTGCAGTAGAAGGATAGGCCATGCAGGAAGGTGGAATCACATCAGGAAATTTCATGGACGGCcagctggcagcttggcttcacAGAAATACCATAAACCAGGTATAGAAAAAACCCAAGGAATAATCAACAATATAAAACAAATATGAAAACAGctattaaatttatatttattagaATTATCTTCTCTTGAAAAAGAACTTTCAACTACACCGGTAGTGCTCCAGTGTTCAGATAAAGCTTCTACAGAAAACTGTGACCTCATGTCCTTGAATTTTGGATCTAAGGAGCAGGTGACAAATTCTAGTTAGGATGCTCTTGTTCAGGTTTTTCCTCTTAGTTGTTAAAGAACTATGCAAAAAATATCCTTGGATGAGGCGCAGGATGTATTTAATTCCTGGCACTTTAAACTCGGAGTGGCGTTTCCCGTATTTCTCTCTCACTGACAGCTCGAGGAGTGAATGAAATTCATTGTTGTGTCACTTTCTGGTCCTGTTCCTGCCCGTGCACCGCAGGCAGCTCTCCACTAGTGGTCTCTGCAGGCATGCGGCATCCTCCTCTTTCAaaccttcccttcccaaaaccAGCAGCGCTGGAGGACACACGGCAATGAAATATCCTCAGGGGTGTGCTGGCACGCGAGAACATGCATCTGTGCCGTGAAATACAGAGCGAAGCTCGCACAATGTCCTGCCTGCCTGTTTCTCCTGGTGCAGAACGGGAAGATGTGAAGTTTCCCCACCTCTGGCATTTTGAAGTGGGCTGCTCCTGTTTTACCAAACGTACTAAAATTCATATAGTAAATTTACTCGGACTAAAAGTCTGAGTTAGAAGGTGCTCGTTTTAATTTGAGGGTTCAAAAGTGCGACTATGGTGCTGTTAAACACATATTTAATATTCAGTGAGTGTTAGTTAATAGTTCTGAAAGGCACAGCGGAGAAAGCAGTGGCGggtcttttatatttttacaatTACTGGAAACATCAGGAGAGACCCAAGACTCATTTTGTCCCTttacagcagctgtgctgatgGCTTTGATGAGGTGATCAATTCCCCACCTTGAGTAACTCTGTCCACCACATTTCTCCCTTACCTTTCCATGAGGACGTACCAGTGCGACTATAAAAGTTCAGCCGGCAAGCACTGCCTCAatctttctccctctctgctaaATTTCGAACAGTCTGGCTGTTTGTTTGCATTTGAATAAACCCCCCCGGTTTGTTTTCCAAGCAATCGTGGGTGCGATGGTGCATCTCCTGTGCACTCCCTCCTTCCCTCGCACGCTGGGATGCTCCGGCAGAAGTTGGGGCTCCTCTCTTGCTCCTCCCCTGCCTGTGGGGCCGGAGGCAGCTCTGacccctcccagggagggagctgggcagaggcagcCGAGTGTTTGAGCAGAGCCTGAGCAGGGAGCGGCTCCTGCCCGTCCCATCCTGCCGCTCCAGCAGCCGGGACTCGCTGACCCCGTGGGCACTGTCCTgtccagctgtccccagcccagccggagatggtggccacctgcctgcacCTGGCCGGATTTGTCTGCAGCTTTGTCGGGTGGATCGGGGTGGTTGTGGCCACGGCCACCAACGACTGGGTGGTGACTTGCGGCTACACCATCACCACCTGCAGGAAAATGGATGAGCTGGGATCCAAGGGGCTGTGGGCAGACTGTGTGATGGCAACAGGTCTCTATCACTGCAAGCCCCTCGTGGACATCCTGATACTGCCAGGTGAGTGGGTCCCAtcctccccttcccaccccagtGAGGGATGAAGCCTTGCCCAGAGcaaggtgctgctgccacaggaggTGATGGTGAAGCTCCTCCAGCTTCATCAGCACAGGGGATGGTCCATTAAATGCACTAAAGAAGGTGAACGATAGCTCTTAACATGATTCTCATTGATTTACACCTGGTTTTAATCGTACCCAGGTTTTCTGTGGCTGCTAAAATTCTGTTAATATTTAATCGTTGCTCTTTGTAAAGTCTCACTGCTCCTCTCACATCTTGTCTCTGGATTGCCCTGCAAAACATACAGAGCACACTGAGGTGTAATAGAGCATTTCAAGGGGAGGGTGAGCTATTACAAATGTTAAGGTTTGATTCCTTAAAGTGATTTGGAGAGTAATGAATCTTTCAGCATCTATTATTAATGCTGCTATGGCTTTTAATCTTTCAGAAGATCATCATTAGTCTTGATGGTCTTGTGCTTCCCACGGATTCTGAGGCAAGACAGAGCGTTTACACAGCAAACTGATGTAATTACATTTAACTTGATATTTTTAATGATATAGTAACTTTCATCTAGTTTATTGGAAAGCAAAAGTTAAGCAAGGTGTTTAATCAGCATTAATACACCTTTTGGGCCAATTAAACCTGCCAAAGTCTTGTGAGGTCTGGTCCCTGTAAGTTTAGTTTGTGAGCTTGCCAGTTTCAACCACTGTTCACTCTGTAGCACTTCATTCTGCTGTGTTATAGATTGCAACTCCTCTACCATGACAAAGGTGCCTGTCTCAAAGCTGACAACGCAGAAATGACCATTCCTTGTCATTTGCTTTCATGTTTCCTTATTTACTCGTTTAAATTGTTGTGAAGATAATTTTACAAGAGGTGAAAAAGATAATTCCTGAATGTTTCTCTGTTGCAGAGCTTGGTCTGTGGCACACAGCACTTAGGAATGTTGAGTGTCTCATTCCCCCTTTCTCTGTGTGTGGTTACTTTTATTTTAGTAAGTTTGCCTTCCTTACTGCTACTGTTGTTAAATCTGATCCAGTAGAGAAGACAGAGGGAGGTTTTGCCCCAAAGAAACATTAGTGAATACAACTTAATAATTAAGTGAATGGGTCTTGCAGTAGCAGGGAGCAAAGCTTCCCTCAAGCAGAAGCAAATCACAAAGCAAGATATTTCTGCTTGTAGCCTGTTGATACCCACAGCCTGGCATGAGAGGGAAATTTATCCTGGTGTGCCCAATAGCTGAAATATATTTAGAGCCTTTCTTTGTCTGAGTCaagtttttaaaatgaattGTTTGTAGTCTCATTTACTTGGGATTGGTTGCACAGAATCCACACTGGGTACAGCCATCTCCTTTGTTTAGGGTCTGCTTTTATGCCCTGAACTCCTCAGgtaaccatttttttttaagttttctcttgaaaaaaatcaaggaaataTTCAACACACACAGAGTCTGCGTTTCCAGAAACAGTAAAATCATCATTCATCATTCCTGGTGTTGTACCTGTGTGTCAGTGGGATGTGCTCAAGGCCCCTCTTTGCTGGTGTTGGTTTGAAGCATCTTGGAATTCTGTGTCTGCATCTGACAGCTCCTTTTTGTTAATAAGAGAGGACAGAGAGCCAGCACACTCACTGTGCTGAGACTGTCCTGAAAACTGGGGGAGGCCACTAGGCACTGGGGCAAATCTGACATTTGTCCTGTTCCTTTTGCATGCTGATAATGACCTGGTATAATTTACTTACATGCAATTTTTTATAGTATATATGCGTtacatataaattatatattttaaaatttagataTACATAtagtatataaatatttttaaaattatgtattGTGATACATAGACCCTCCCAGAGTGGCAGAAATATCATGGTCCTGCCCAACACTCCCACAGTCTCTGGTCCTTGTTGTTTCCTGTTGCCTTGTGCACAGGTAAGAGAGGAATGGGATCTCCTGGGGTGCAGTGCTGAGGTGTGGCTGTGGGTGAGGAGTatcccccctcctcctcctcctcctcctcccaggtcAACAGTGCTCATTGCCTcggggcagctgctggcagcatccCGTGGACCTGCAGTGCCAGTAGTGGGTCTACAGCTATTCAGCCCTCTGGATGATGGGAGAGCCTTTGAGACTTTACATTATTGTTATTTAATTTTGAAGATTTTAAAATCTTGTTCTTTAATCAAACTCTTGCTATGAAAAGATATAGGGAAACTCCTTCCTAGAGAAAATTTCTCCTACTTTCCGTTCCCGTATTTTCCAGCTCCATGATTTCTCAATGTCTCTGGGAAGAGCTTGTGTTTTCCGGGCAGtgctgtttgtttgttgggaAACTGTGAGCCTGCACACCCCGTGTCCACACGCTCCCCACTGCactgcagcctcactgccccgtGCCTGGTGCAGATTTAATGTTTACACAAGAATGAGCCAATTTCCCATACTCCGTGCATGTCTTGGGCTCTAACCCAACTGGAGCTGTAGTCCAAAGCCTCCTTTTCTTGTGCCAAATAACAAAACCCTCCTCCTTTGCCTTGCCCACAGGGTATGTCCAAGCGTGTCGAGCGCTGATGATCGCCGCCTCCGTCCTGGGCCTTCCCGCCATCTTCCTGCTGATCACGGTCCTGCCCTGCATCCGCATGGGCCACGAGCCCGGGGCAGCCAAGTACCGGCGCTCCCAGCTGGGAGGGATCCTCATCATCCTCCTGGGTAAGGCACCCGCCCCAGCCGGGGGCTGCAGCCCGTCCCTGCTCCCGGGCCGGGCAGCCTGGAAGGGTTTGTGCAGGGccggccctgctgctctccagcattTGTGGGTGGACAAAAGGCAGGGGCAGGAGTgggaggacaaggagaggagGCAGGGATGAAGCAGGGTTAGAGGGAGGGCTGTGAATCCCTCTCTCTTTGCCTCATGGGGTCCTcaggcacagcttctcttggAGGGCCATCACgcacaggcagtgcctgcaggcatGGATCATGCTGGTTCGCCGTGGAAGTGATTTTTGGGAAAGGGTCTAAACTTCCAAGCTACTTATAGGGAGGGCAGAGCTTCCAAACTTTCCCTGGACATGCATGAGGCATGTGGGAAGGGAAGCCCTTACTGAATGGGGCTGGTCCTGTGGCATCCACAGGGAAAGGAGCATGGAGGTGGCACGGACATGGGAAGAGGGATGGCACTGGCACGGGGAGAGGACTGGCATGCCCTCTGTGCCTCCCAACCCCCTCTGGCCAGCCTCGCCCTCGGCCTCCAAGCTCCCCTGGGAATTTCTTCCCGTCCTCGGTGCTTGTGGAGGAGATTGTTTTGAGCAGCACAGACTGTGGAGCTCATTGTCCCCCATGCAACACCTGCATGTTCTTGAGGCCTCGTCATCTCAGCAACAGCCTGCGGGGCCTTGTTTGCACCCGTCTGtggcagaggaggaggggagaggcAGAGTGACCTCTttgtgtggctctgctgctcgCTGGCAGCCAGCACTGACATCATGCCCGTCTTCttgcttcttcttcttcttttttttcgaGTGGGCACTGAATATTGCTGCACACTCAGAAGGGCTGTCCTCTGGACGCTCCTTGCAGCGAGTCAGTCCTCCTCCATCACCTTGTGGTTAGCAAAGTCCATACATCCCAAATCCGAGGGACTGGGTCCAAGGGGCCTGTGGAATTTAAGAGCACAGCTGGAAGTCTTAATATCAGCTTTATAGGACTGGTCTGGGACATCCCAATCATGAACAGCCATGTTGGAATGTGATCTtcatccctgccctggaacctTGAGTCATGCATTTGGGCTTGGAGAAGTGAAAGAAAAGATGGAGGTTTTCTGCCTGTGAATGAAATTTTGTGCCAGAGTAGTCTGCTCTGGTGGATTTGCCctctccagcagagctgcactttGCCACAAAAGCCACAAGATTTTGGTTGCAGTCAAGGAGAACTATGCTGCAGGTCAGCCCTGCTTGCATGGCTGCAGGTGAGGAGGCAGGAGGATTgtccctaaaaatcccaaaggGCAGAAGGATGACAGGACCAGCTCAGAGATGACAAACTGCAGTGTTGGGTACCACAGTGTTAGAACATGTGAAATTCTTTATGCTGCAGAGTCCCACTAGGGTTTGGTGTCTGGTGCGCCACGATCCCATCCCAGTCACACTGCAGTGGGACACCAGGGAATGTGAGGGAATGATGGAGAGTTGTGGTTCTCCATAAACCACGTTCCCCTCTGCCTCAGAACACGGCTTTCCAACTAGGTAGatcctgtgaggaaagg
This region includes:
- the CLDN11 gene encoding claudin-11: MVATCLHLAGFVCSFVGWIGVVVATATNDWVVTCGYTITTCRKMDELGSKGLWADCVMATGLYHCKPLVDILILPGYVQACRALMIAASVLGLPAIFLLITVLPCIRMGHEPGAAKYRRSQLGGILIILLAMCGVVATIWFPVCAHRETTIMSFGYSLYTGWIGSALCLFGGCVIVCCSGDAQTFGENRFYYGSGSSSPTHAKSAHV